Proteins encoded by one window of Macaca mulatta isolate MMU2019108-1 chromosome 10, T2T-MMU8v2.0, whole genome shotgun sequence:
- the FAM209A gene encoding protein FAM209A — MPILSLSLPAGNAPSPFESSSWVTPVSPINLCPEIITMARVASAQGLCDITKGLAPGAQSPSCEGKQTHHEHLPSPSLLTMWTLKWFLVLLLCLTCSYASMFSSRREKTSEPQGKVPYGGHFRIQQNQPEHAQGWLGSKWLWLLFVVVLFVILKFQRDNEKNKKQSPGLRGGQFHSLLKKKQNASLNKDCTFNTLHELEVELVRFVSTVRSLKGAMATGNVSNLKLRRSGTPTDPHRVTIYDIWGEESSS; from the exons ATGcccatcctctctctctcactgcctGCTGGAAATGCCCCATCTCCCTTTGAGTCCTCCTCCTGGGTGACCCCTGTGAGCCCCATTAACCTCTGTCCTGAAATCATCACAATGGCCAGGGTGGCCTCAGCTCAGGGCCTCTGTGACATCACCAAGGGCCTGGCACCAGGTGCCCAGTCTCCCAGTTGCGAGGGCAAGCAAACCCATCATGAGCATCTCCCTTCCCCATCTCTGCTCACCATGTGGACGCTGAAATGGTTCCTGGTCCTGCTTCTGTGCCTCACCTGCAGCTATGCCTCTATGTTCTCTTCTCGGAGAGAGAAAACTAGCGAACCCCAGGGGAAGGTGCCGTACGGAGGGCACTTTCGGATTCAGCAGAATCAACCAGAGCACGCCCAAGGCTGGCTTGGGAGCAAATGGCTCtggcttttgtttgttgttgtgcTGTTTGTGATACTTAAGTTTCAAAGAGACAATGAGAAGAATAAG AAGCAGAGTCCTGGCCTTCGAGGCGGCCAATTTCATtctctattaaagaaaaaacaaaatgcttcCCTCAACAAAGACTGTACATTCAATACCTTACACGAACTCGAGGTGGAGCTTGTGAGATTTGTGTCCACAGTGCGGAGTCTTAAAGGTGCCATGGCAACAGGCAATGTCAGTAACCTCAAGCTTCGAAGGTCAGGGACGCCCACAGATCCACACCGTGTCACGATCTATGACATATGGGGAGAAGAAAGCTCTAGCTGA
- the LOC144331517 gene encoding uncharacterized protein LOC144331517, protein MTLWNDVFVSQSDQSLPWAGKGGQKAASAFTFRKGRALFFPGNLTAKLHVGAPPISGPAHTKRRPHLSADGRRRVLGRKRRGRALERAVSTFPLGYLSSSGERGVPGVGGGRYWNAGASGAGSAGTGRLPSADPPPSCSPFASVPEWDRGPCVAGRRLCRSPRTPPPWPGSLTRRRSRQYSGPREAGAAPGPPHGDRSRASRGKSPWAAAMALKMVKGIIDCMFDSNLQD, encoded by the exons ATGACCCTCTGGAATGACGTCTTTGTCTCCCAATCAGATCAGAGTCTGCCTTGGGCAGGGAAAGGAGGACAGAAA GCCGCATCAGCTTTTACATTCAGAAAAGGCAGAGCTCTGTTCTTCCCCGGCAACTTAACAGCTAAGCTCCACGTGGGCGCCCCGCCCATCTCAGGGCCCGCCCACACCAAGCGACGCCCACACCTGTCAGCTGACGGCAGG CGCAGAGTTCTGGGCCGGAAAAGGCGGGGCCGCGCGCTGGAGAGGGCGGTGTCCACATTTCCATTGGGCTACCTGTCGTCGTCAGGGGAACGCGGTGTCCCCGGAGTTGGGGGCGGGCGTTACTGGAATGCGGGGGCTTCTGGGGCCGGCTCGGCTGGGACTGGACGCTTGCCGTCAGCTGACCCGCCGCCATCATGTTCGCCGTTTGCAAGTGTCCCGGAGTGGGATCGCGGACCGTGCGTAGCGGGTCGCCGCCTCTGCCGCAGTCCTCGGACGCCGCCGCCCTGGCCTGGGAGCCTGACCCGCCGCAGGAGCCGGCAGTACAGCGGTCCACGGGAGGCGGGCGCGGCCCCCGGACCCCCTCACGGCGACCGGTCGCGGGCCTCCCGGGGCAAAAGCCCGTGGGCCGCCGCGATGGCCCTCAAGATGGTGAAGGGCATCATCGACTGCATGTTCGACAGTAACCTGCAGGACTAG